In the genome of Anaerolineaceae bacterium oral taxon 439, the window TCCATCAGGAACATGGACGCGACCGCCAGCGCGGCCGCCGAAACGGCGAATCCGACCCGGGCGACCGCCCGCTTCGCGTCCAGCGCCGCGATCGACAGGTAAATCGAACCGGCCATCGCCGCCATCGCGACCTGATGCGGCAGGTAGGTAATCCCGTCGACCTGTCGGAGATATCCGGGAAAAACGAGAAACAGCGCCCCCGCCGCGAACGCCGCGAACGGCGGACGCCGCCAGATCGCGGCGCAGCTCAGCGAAAAAAAGATCGCCGCCAGGACCCGGGAAGCCAGATTGACCAGCCGGTAAGGAAACGGATCGGCTCCGAACGCGCGGTAGGCGGCGGAAAGAAGATATCCGTCCGCCGGGCGATCGCTGGCGTAATGCTCGATCAGCATTTCCGTTCCGCGCGAATCGGCGTTAAATAAATTGTTCCAATCGTCGCGGTAATACCCCAATTCACTCATATTCGGCAGGTACAGCGAACCGCCGATCAGGATCAGCAGCAGAATCGAAAACCACTTTTTATATATACAGCTGCGCAGACGCGTCGTCATTCCGTTCCCAACCTTTTATACGATAAATGAACGTCGCATTTATTATAGTTCAGGGCAAAAGAAACGAAGCGAATTTCGGAAAGTTCAGGGAAACTCCACCGTCCGACGCGGCCATCCCGATCACCCCGGCTCAGCCGATCCGGAAAACCGCACGGTTCCCTAAAACGCCCCAGGACGCAAGGAACGTTTGAATGCTGCGCGTGTAACGCATCCCGCCATCCTGAAGCGTGACCGTTCCCGCCGCTTCGTCGTAACCGAGGACGACGACCGTATGCTGATACGGGACGACGGTCGTCGGGATACCGCTCGCGGGCGTATACGAAAGCGGCGTTCCCGTCGTCGTATTGCCGACGACCCATGCCATCACCGGATTCCCCCTTGCGACCTGTTCCTTGATCCCTTCCCAATTAAAATTCGAAACGCCGAACGACGGAAGCCCGAACGATGTCAGGAGCTCCGCGACCGGCCGTTCGTAAACGCCGTATCCGTTCGGCGGAAGCCCGCCGCGCGCGTCCCAATAATTTCCGACAAAGCCTTCGTTCGGGTCGTCCGATTTCGGAAGGCCGGTTAGAAAGCTCATATAATCGATTCGCACGCCGAAATACGACGCTAAATCGACCGCCGATCGCGTTTCGCAGTCCAGATTATACGATTGCGCGTACCCGACAAACCCGTCGATCGCCGCCGCGCCCGGAAGAGCGCCAGGCGCCGCCTGCGAATCGAGATCGAGCCAGGGATTCGCCGGGATGGAATAAGCGGAGCCTGAGTTGTACGCCGGCGCTCCCGCGACCGAGAACCAGGTTTCATATCCGTCCAGCGTCAGCGCCGGGTTATCTTCGAAAACCGGCTGAACCTCCTGAAGCTCGCCGAATAGCTCGAACGGTTCGTCGAGCCATGGCGACGCGCCAGTCGTCTCTAACGCTTTTTTGGACGCCTGCGAGGCGTCATCCTCGCCCACGTTCCACCATGCCCCTGACGGGGAAGGAGCGACCGCGGTCAAGCCGCCGCCCGTGAATGGGTCGTCGTCTTCGTCCGCCGCGATTAACGGGATCGCCGTTCCGGCCGGTTTCGAGACTGGCGCCGCGTCGATCCGAAGCGTCATATATCCCAGGACTTTCCAGGACGTTTCGAAATCGACGAACGTCCGAAAATAGTTTTCCCCATTGTCCCAGACGGAAAAGCCGAGATCGTTGAACCCGTCGACCGTAACCGTATTCATCTTATCGACGACGACGATCTCGTTTCCGGATTCGCTTCGATAGGGAACGCCTTTTCCGGGAGCCGTATTCCCAACCACCCAGCAGATCACGGGATGACCCGCGCCGACCGCGGCTTTCAGGTCCTCAATCGACCAATCCGCGGCGGCGACCGCCGGAATCCCCGCCAGCGACAACGTTTCAGCGATCGGGCCAGGATAAACGCCGTACGAACCCGGCGGAAGCGCCGGCTTCTCGCGCGGGTCTCCGACGAAGCCAACCGTCGGATCGTCGCTCGTCGGGAGCAGGCTCAGGATTTCCAGCGCGCTCAGGTCGTACCCATAAAAACGCGCTAAATCTGAAGCTGCCTGCGCCTCGCTATTCGACGCTAATTCCATCGGACGCGACGCGTATGCGGATATACGGTTCGCAATCGTCTCCTCAAGCGCAGCGAACGCTCTTCCTGCGGACAGTCCGAATAAAAGCGCCGCAATAAAAACGGATAAAAATCGTCTCATGTCCCCTCTCAGATCAATAAGAAAGCTGCGGATTTACGTAAATTTCCAAATAAAAATCGTTGCCGAACGGCTCATTTTTCGCATTATACGCCTGCCAGCCGCTGTAATAGCCGCCGACATATTCAGGCGCGGTAAACGTAATTTCGATCGTGCCTTCCTCGCCCGGCTGAAGCTGGATTAATTTATAGCGCTCCTTCGCGCCCATCAGGTCGCCGGCGATATAACGGAGCGAATAACGCGAATTCCAGTCGCAGTCGCCGCTGTTCCGGACTTTCCAGCGCTTCACGATCTCCTCCCCTGGCTGAACGACGGTCCCGTCCGGAACCGTCAGGTCTTCGAGAAACAGCAAGTCGTTGACACAGTTCCCACGCGGATCGGGCGTTGCCTGAAACAGGTCGGGCGTCGGCGTCCGGAAGGCAGTCGCGACCAACGTCGGCGGGATGAAAAGAGACGGCGACCCCTCGCGCATCGGCATTTTGCAGCCGCTCGCCCCGAGCGCCGCCAGCGCGGCCGCGCCCCAGATCATGCCGGTCGAAACTTTTTTCCAGATACCCATCAACGTTCACCATGCAAGGTTCGCGCCAGATCAGCGCCCTGGACAGCAGGCCCTTCTTCGCATGCGCGCGCCATTCTTCAGCGTTCGAATGGTAAAATAAACAATGAAATCAAACTTCCGAACCGCGCCCTGATCCGGGCGAAACGGAGAAAATACAGGAGATAGCTAAGATGAAACGAACCCCGATGGTTGCCGGCAACTGGAAAATGAATAAAACCGCGAGCGAAGCCGTCACGCTCATCAACGAACTTTTACCCGCGCTGAAAACGCAGTCCGGCGTAGATCGCGTCGTCTGCCCGCCGTTCACCGCGATTTATCCCGTCTCGCAGCTGCTCAAAGACAGCGGCGTCGGCTGCGGCGCGCAGGACCTGTTCTGGGAAGCGAAAGGCGCGTTTACCGGCGAAGTCGCCCCGAATATGGTCGCGGAACTCTGCGAATACGTGATCATCGGCCATAGCGAACGCCGCCAGTATTTCGGCGAAACCGACGAAACCGTCAACAAGAAAACCCTCGCAGCGTTAGCGAACGGGCTGACCCCGATCGTCTGCGTCGGCGAGACCCTCGAAGAAAACCGGGCGAATAAAACCGCTGAGGTCGTAACGCGGCAGGTTAAAGAAGGACTGAAAGGGCTTTCAGCCAACGACGCCGCGAAAATTATCGTCGCTTATGAGCCCGTGTGGGCGATTGGCACCGGCCTCGCCGCGACCGGGGACCAGGCGAACCAAACCATCGTCGAAACGATCCGGAAGCCGTACGCCGAACTTTACGGCGAAGACGCGGCTCAGGCGATCCGCGTCCTGTACGGCGGATCGGTCAAAGGCAATAACGCCGCCGAATTCTTCGGACAGTCGGATATCGACGGCGCGCTCGTTGGCGGCGCCAGCCTCAAAGCCGCCGATTTCATGGAAATCGTTCGCGCCGCCGCGTAATATACCGGTCTGATGGCCCAAACCTGCGCAGGGGATCCCCGCCGTGGAGATTCCCTGCGCTGTTCGGTTAACGGCAGGAAACCGCCCGAGCAATAATTTCATCCAAAATAAGAAGGGTGGATCCGCATGTCGTCAAATCCTGATTTTATCGAATACGTCTGCGACGTGATCGAAGGAACCGGAACCGTCCGTTACCGGAAAATGTTCGGCGATTACATGATCTATGTTGACGATAAACCGATCCTGCTCGCCTGCGACAATACCGTCTACGTGAAGATCCTTCCCTGCGTCGAAACGCTCCTGGCGGCAGCGGAGAAAGGGCGCCCTTATCCCGGCGCAAAGGAACATTATATTCTGGACGTCGATCACCCGGGGCTGGCCGCCGCTGTCGTCCGTGCGCTTCTCCCCGTGACCGCGGTTCCCAAAGCGAAAAAGAAAAAAAGCGCGTGACCGTGGCGGGAAGACAGGGAATGGATCGATTCGCAGAATTATACTTTCTCCGCCAATGCGCAGAGAACCTCGCGGATGTCCCGATCGATACAGATTGACCTCGGCGCAATCTCCTCCGGCACGGACGCCTCGCCCAAATTCAGGCAGCAATAAACCGCGTTGGGATTCGCCGCCGTCTGCCGCCAGAACGCGTACTTGATAGTACTTGATAATTCCGGAGGTGTTGTTCGCTCTGTCTTGTGGCGTCAATGGCGGAGCCGCTGGCCCAGCTGCTATAGCTTTAAGTAGATGCGATGCAACTGCTGCGCC includes:
- a CDS encoding triose-phosphate isomerase, with product MKRTPMVAGNWKMNKTASEAVTLINELLPALKTQSGVDRVVCPPFTAIYPVSQLLKDSGVGCGAQDLFWEAKGAFTGEVAPNMVAELCEYVIIGHSERRQYFGETDETVNKKTLAALANGLTPIVCVGETLEENRANKTAEVVTRQVKEGLKGLSANDAAKIIVAYEPVWAIGTGLAATGDQANQTIVETIRKPYAELYGEDAAQAIRVLYGGSVKGNNAAEFFGQSDIDGALVGGASLKAADFMEIVRAAA
- a CDS encoding transcriptional regulator, translating into MSSNPDFIEYVCDVIEGTGTVRYRKMFGDYMIYVDDKPILLACDNTVYVKILPCVETLLAAAEKGRPYPGAKEHYILDVDHPGLAAAVVRALLPVTAVPKAKKKKSA